The proteins below are encoded in one region of Peribacillus muralis:
- a CDS encoding SpoIIE family protein phosphatase, translating to MIKDILKEKRIEILASQTSKNGMVYCGDDYFFLDTEEYFVCVLADGLGSGKYAYESSHAVIEEVKRNHELDVESLMAVCNQVLIDKRGAAVSILKIFYEKNEFVYSSVGNIRFFLYNPKVDKLVYPLPVTGYLSGRKQKYRTERYKYEPNAKFILHSDGLELKGAKSFLKRQAPIVLNAKDILESSPATADDTTFILGSLLSL from the coding sequence GTGATCAAAGATATTCTCAAAGAAAAAAGAATTGAAATCCTTGCCTCCCAGACCTCTAAAAACGGGATGGTTTATTGCGGTGATGACTACTTTTTTCTTGATACGGAAGAATATTTTGTATGTGTTTTGGCAGATGGGCTGGGCAGTGGAAAATATGCTTACGAATCCTCCCATGCTGTCATCGAGGAAGTCAAGCGCAATCATGAGTTGGATGTCGAATCACTGATGGCCGTATGCAATCAGGTTTTGATCGACAAGCGGGGAGCGGCCGTATCCATTTTGAAAATTTTTTACGAGAAGAATGAATTTGTATATAGTTCCGTAGGTAACATCCGTTTTTTTCTGTATAATCCCAAGGTCGACAAGCTTGTTTACCCGTTGCCTGTTACAGGATATCTATCGGGCAGGAAGCAAAAATACAGGACGGAAAGATACAAGTATGAACCAAATGCAAAATTCATTCTTCATTCGGATGGCCTTGAACTTAAGGGAGCTAAATCTTTTTTAAAAAGGCAGGCTCCCATCGTTCTGAATGCTAAAGACATTTTGGAAAGCAGTCCAGCAACTGCAGACGATACGACATTCATTTTAGGAAGCTTACTTTCGCTGTAA
- a CDS encoding Tex family protein yields the protein MEDTLKELIKQISNELSLKNHQVQNVIQMLQEGNTVPFIARYRKEMTGSLDEVQIRSIMERWNYLENLGQRKVEVTRSIGEQGKLTDELKRQIEKAAKLQEVEDLYRPFKQKRRTKATVAKEKGLEPFSSWLLECHLDARVNEKAAEFISAEKEVPSIEEAIAGAQDIIAEHISDDAELRKWIRAEIFKAGKVVSVVKNQDKDEKRIFEMYYEYEEPVQRIVPHRVLALNRGEKEEVLRISLQPRTEIIIGHLERKIIKNVHSEAKDVLKTAIEDGLKRLIMPSVEREIRKELTEKAEDQAIHIFSENLRNLLLQPPLKGKVVLALDPAYRTGCKLAVIDETGKVLDISVIYPHPPAAKLQAAREKTIEIIERFSVEIVAIGNGTASRESEQFVADILKEVNANVSYIIVNEAGASVYSASDIAREEFPDLQVEQRSAVSIGRRLQDPLAELVKIDPQSVGVGQYQHDVSQKKLAGSLSFVVETAVNQVGVNVNTASSSLLQYVAGLSKSVAQNIVKKRETEGKFSSRKELKKIPRLGSKTYEQCIGFLRIINGDEPLDQTAIHPENYGAVNKLLKKMGFTSRDLGSEALNEELIKLNPAQLVDELEIGEITIKDIIEDLLKPGRDPRDELSKPLLKQDVLKMEDLQVGMELQGTVRNVVDFGAFVDIGVKQDGLVHISKLSNRFVKHPLDVVAVGDVVTVWVEQVDAQKQRVSLTMLQPKEQN from the coding sequence ATGGAAGATACGTTGAAAGAATTGATTAAACAAATATCCAATGAACTAAGTTTGAAAAATCACCAAGTTCAAAACGTGATACAAATGCTGCAGGAAGGGAATACGGTCCCTTTTATTGCCCGCTATAGAAAAGAAATGACAGGCTCGCTCGATGAAGTTCAGATCCGTTCGATTATGGAAAGGTGGAATTATCTAGAGAATCTTGGCCAGAGGAAAGTGGAAGTTACACGTTCGATCGGGGAACAGGGAAAATTGACGGATGAATTGAAAAGGCAAATCGAAAAGGCGGCAAAATTGCAGGAAGTGGAGGATTTATATAGGCCATTCAAGCAAAAAAGAAGGACGAAAGCCACAGTCGCGAAAGAAAAGGGGCTTGAACCATTCTCCAGTTGGCTGCTTGAATGCCATTTGGACGCCCGGGTCAATGAAAAAGCCGCGGAATTCATATCAGCAGAAAAAGAAGTTCCTTCTATTGAAGAGGCTATTGCAGGAGCGCAGGATATAATTGCTGAACATATTTCCGATGATGCAGAATTGAGGAAGTGGATAAGGGCCGAGATTTTCAAAGCTGGAAAAGTGGTTTCCGTTGTTAAGAATCAAGATAAGGACGAGAAAAGAATCTTTGAAATGTATTATGAATACGAGGAGCCGGTGCAAAGGATCGTACCGCACCGGGTTTTGGCACTTAATAGAGGTGAAAAGGAAGAGGTATTGCGGATATCGCTTCAACCGCGAACTGAAATCATCATCGGACATCTTGAGCGCAAAATCATCAAAAATGTCCATTCTGAAGCAAAGGATGTTCTTAAAACTGCGATTGAAGATGGACTCAAACGTTTGATCATGCCGTCGGTTGAGCGGGAAATCAGAAAAGAACTGACTGAAAAAGCCGAGGATCAGGCCATTCATATTTTTTCGGAAAACTTGCGTAATCTGCTTCTTCAGCCTCCGCTCAAGGGGAAAGTGGTACTTGCCCTCGATCCCGCTTACCGAACGGGCTGTAAATTGGCTGTCATTGATGAAACGGGTAAGGTGCTGGACATCAGTGTAATATATCCTCATCCGCCTGCTGCCAAGCTTCAGGCTGCAAGAGAAAAAACGATTGAGATAATCGAACGGTTCTCGGTTGAGATTGTAGCGATCGGCAATGGGACGGCATCACGTGAATCAGAGCAATTCGTTGCAGATATTTTAAAAGAAGTGAACGCCAATGTCTCTTATATTATCGTCAATGAAGCGGGAGCCAGTGTGTATTCTGCCTCGGACATTGCCCGTGAAGAGTTTCCGGATCTGCAAGTGGAACAGAGAAGTGCCGTGTCGATAGGAAGAAGGCTTCAAGATCCCCTCGCGGAACTTGTTAAAATCGATCCCCAATCAGTTGGGGTAGGCCAATATCAACATGATGTTTCCCAGAAAAAGCTGGCGGGATCCCTCTCTTTTGTAGTGGAAACAGCTGTTAACCAAGTGGGGGTGAACGTCAATACCGCTTCATCTTCCCTATTACAATATGTAGCTGGTTTATCAAAATCCGTTGCTCAAAATATCGTCAAGAAAAGGGAAACGGAAGGGAAGTTTTCAAGCAGGAAAGAATTGAAGAAAATACCCCGTCTTGGATCCAAAACGTATGAACAGTGCATAGGGTTTCTGCGCATCATCAATGGCGATGAACCTTTGGACCAGACCGCAATTCATCCCGAGAACTATGGTGCCGTGAATAAACTGTTGAAGAAAATGGGATTCACATCACGGGATTTAGGCAGTGAGGCATTGAATGAGGAATTAATCAAATTAAATCCAGCTCAATTGGTCGATGAATTGGAAATAGGGGAAATTACGATTAAAGATATCATTGAGGATTTACTGAAGCCGGGAAGAGATCCTCGTGATGAATTATCAAAACCACTGCTTAAGCAGGATGTGCTGAAAATGGAGGATCTACAAGTTGGGATGGAATTGCAAGGTACAGTGAGGAATGTAGTGGATTTCGGCGCGTTTGTGGATATTGGTGTTAAACAGGATGGGCTGGTGCATATATCAAAACTGAGCAATCGGTTCGTTAAGCACCCGCTGGATGTAGTTGCCGTTGGGGATGTAGTGACGGTTTGGGTCGAGCAAGTCGACGCCCAAAAGCAAAGGGTATCTTTAACGATGCTCCAGCCAAAGGAACAAAACTAG
- the cmpA gene encoding cortex morphogenetic protein CmpA → MPNWFQNQIRKAFHDKDYYQVKMLNQCWFFYQRKESPRL, encoded by the coding sequence ATGCCTAATTGGTTCCAAAATCAAATCCGTAAAGCCTTTCATGACAAGGATTATTATCAAGTGAAGATGTTGAATCAATGCTGGTTTTTTTATCAAAGAAAAGAGAGCCCCCGGTTGTAA
- a CDS encoding SprT family protein, protein MKNRDLQKLVEEISVEYFNKRFTHLASFNPRLRTTGGRYLLHSHNIEINKKYLDERGMDEMIGIIKHELCHYHLHIGKKGYQHRDADFKLLLNKVGAPRFCTPLPSNQIKRKMNTIQYKCEDCHQVYMRRKRIDTSRFVCGKCRGTLSYQGFLEGESKI, encoded by the coding sequence ATGAAAAATCGGGATTTGCAAAAGCTAGTCGAAGAAATTTCTGTGGAATACTTTAATAAAAGATTTACACACCTTGCCAGTTTTAATCCGCGCCTTCGGACGACAGGTGGCCGTTACTTGCTGCATTCACATAATATAGAAATCAATAAGAAGTATCTTGATGAACGCGGGATGGATGAAATGATCGGGATCATAAAGCATGAATTATGCCATTACCACCTTCATATCGGGAAGAAGGGGTATCAGCATCGTGATGCGGACTTCAAGCTTTTACTCAATAAAGTGGGTGCTCCAAGATTCTGCACTCCATTGCCATCAAATCAGATAAAGAGAAAAATGAATACAATCCAATATAAATGTGAAGACTGTCACCAGGTATATATGAGAAGAAAGCGAATCGACACTTCGCGTTTCGTTTGTGGTAAATGCCGTGGAACCTTGAGTTATCAAGGGTTTTTGGAGGGTGAATCAAAAATATAA